A window from Candidatus Bathyarchaeota archaeon encodes these proteins:
- a CDS encoding GDSL-type esterase/lipase family protein — MTFIAQRKRIILASIALVVIVLSLSVVYSQQAASNSRQNNGKLSRVACLGDSITEITGYPEYLQTLIGNGSVVGNFGVSGATVNLWSDRPYYYELRFREARDFGATTVVIQLGTNDARIDNLQKISNFTANYERLIHRVQNWTDAPLYLVIPPPAYTNALDINATFLVDEVIPRIYQVAQDEGLQVIDLYTPFLSNREYFPDGVHPCAACAQEIAQIVYDAIK, encoded by the coding sequence ATGACGTTTATTGCCCAAAGGAAGCGAATCATCCTCGCAAGCATAGCCTTAGTCGTGATAGTGTTGAGTCTATCCGTAGTCTATTCCCAGCAAGCCGCAAGTAACAGCCGCCAAAACAACGGCAAACTAAGCCGCGTAGCATGCCTAGGTGACAGCATTACTGAAATTACTGGTTACCCCGAGTACCTCCAAACTCTAATTGGCAATGGCTCGGTCGTGGGCAACTTCGGCGTCAGCGGCGCCACAGTCAACCTCTGGAGCGACCGTCCCTACTACTATGAGCTGCGTTTCCGTGAAGCACGCGACTTCGGGGCAACCACAGTGGTCATTCAGCTTGGAACCAACGACGCCCGCATAGACAACCTGCAAAAAATAAGCAACTTCACCGCCAACTATGAGCGGCTCATTCATCGGGTTCAGAACTGGACAGATGCCCCGCTTTATCTTGTGATTCCCCCGCCCGCTTATACCAATGCGCTAGATATTAATGCAACTTTTTTGGTGGATGAGGTTATCCCCCGTATCTATCAGGTTGCCCAAGATGAAGGGTTACAAGTAATTGATCTCTACACGCCCTTTCTGAGTAACCGCGAATACTTCCCCGATGGTGTGCATCCTTGCGCGGCGTGTGCCCAAGAAATCGCTCAAATCGTCTACGACGCCATCAAATAG
- a CDS encoding prefoldin subunit beta has product MSDELSKLPPNVQERLLRLQQLQQTLQSILAQKQQVDMEKTEVDQTIAELAKTADDAVVYKAIGSLLVKADKVKVNTELVERKELLETRSTVIARQEERLRSQVKEAQTKLQEDLSPVSGQPLS; this is encoded by the coding sequence TTGAGTGATGAATTATCCAAATTACCGCCTAACGTCCAAGAAAGGCTTCTTCGGCTCCAACAACTCCAGCAGACACTCCAATCCATATTAGCACAGAAACAACAGGTTGACATGGAAAAAACCGAAGTCGACCAAACCATCGCGGAACTCGCAAAAACCGCCGATGATGCAGTAGTCTACAAAGCCATCGGCTCACTACTCGTTAAAGCTGACAAAGTTAAAGTAAACACTGAACTCGTCGAACGCAAAGAACTCCTCGAAACCCGCAGCACTGTCATCGCCCGCCAAGAAGAACGCTTACGCAGCCAAGTCAAAGAAGCCCAAACCAAACTGCAAGAAGACCTAAGCCCAGTATCAGGTCAACCATTATCCTAA
- a CDS encoding DUF3194 domain-containing protein: MVELGIPELTTEQIELLCSTAEAAAKKYVFSQVSAKLVDHLDISVEADGTKPVNVTVEVDLVLSEEAKLIAAEAVVQGAVEAAHQATENYLRNLQ, translated from the coding sequence ATGGTAGAGCTCGGCATTCCAGAGCTAACCACCGAGCAAATTGAACTTTTATGCTCCACCGCTGAAGCCGCAGCCAAAAAATATGTTTTCTCCCAAGTTAGTGCTAAACTGGTGGACCACTTAGACATCAGTGTAGAAGCCGACGGTACAAAACCCGTTAACGTTACCGTCGAAGTCGACTTGGTCCTATCAGAAGAAGCAAAACTCATAGCTGCAGAAGCAGTGGTGCAGGGAGCGGTTGAGGCGGCACATCAAGCAACAGAAAACTATTTGAGAAATCTACAATGA
- a CDS encoding DHH family phosphoesterase has protein sequence MSFKELLDVLESTQASFVLLLCHRSADADAICSAYALQGLLKRFLPNVVFEIGCPAGINKPSKQILDHLPVVVNLKPNIESAEAIVLLDMNTVEQIDEAAETVKKSPAPKIIIDHHAPNQGTLELCKVCIVDEKAAANCELIYRLYTQAKVKPKLNEAKALFVGIAFDTRHFALGSADTLQIVAKLTKKGIDVQKTLMMFAAPIDPSERVAKLKACKRAKVLKIDGWIIALSHVSAYQAPAAKALVDLGAHMSAVAGKKNDKVEISLRSTRQFHELAGVHLGTDIAAPLGEFLGGVGGGHAMAAGVSGSGEIDAALKQCLALLKQKIPKTQ, from the coding sequence ATGAGCTTCAAAGAACTTCTCGACGTTTTAGAGTCAACGCAGGCATCCTTTGTTTTACTACTATGTCATCGCAGCGCTGATGCGGACGCCATATGTTCCGCGTATGCGTTGCAGGGGCTGCTTAAACGATTCTTGCCCAACGTTGTTTTCGAAATCGGGTGCCCCGCAGGTATCAATAAACCGTCGAAGCAGATTCTGGACCATTTACCCGTCGTGGTGAATTTGAAGCCTAACATAGAATCCGCCGAAGCCATCGTGCTCCTCGACATGAACACAGTTGAGCAAATCGATGAAGCAGCGGAAACCGTAAAGAAGTCACCTGCTCCAAAAATCATAATCGACCACCATGCACCCAACCAAGGAACACTTGAACTCTGCAAGGTCTGCATAGTTGACGAGAAAGCCGCCGCAAACTGCGAACTCATCTACCGCCTCTACACCCAAGCCAAAGTTAAACCCAAACTAAACGAAGCCAAAGCCCTCTTTGTAGGCATAGCCTTTGATACCCGCCACTTCGCCTTAGGCAGCGCCGATACCCTGCAGATTGTGGCAAAACTAACCAAAAAGGGCATCGATGTGCAAAAGACGCTGATGATGTTCGCCGCGCCCATCGACCCCTCTGAACGCGTAGCCAAACTCAAAGCATGCAAACGCGCAAAAGTTCTCAAAATCGACGGATGGATAATCGCGCTTTCCCATGTAAGCGCGTATCAGGCTCCCGCGGCGAAGGCGCTGGTTGATTTGGGGGCGCATATGTCGGCGGTTGCAGGCAAAAAAAATGACAAAGTCGAAATTAGCCTGCGGAGCACACGCCAATTCCATGAGTTAGCTGGCGTCCACTTGGGCACCGATATTGCGGCGCCTTTGGGCGAGTTTTTAGGCGGCGTGGGCGGCGGACATGCGATGGCTGCTGGTGTGAGTGGCAGTGGCGAAATTGATGCGGCGCTCAAGCAATGCTTGGCGTTGCTTAAGCAGAAAATCCCCAAAACCCAATAG
- a CDS encoding ATP-binding cassette domain-containing protein, producing MSKQLRLRMQAQLMAIIESKNLTYTYPGASKPSINDVSFKVERGEFVLITGPSGCGKTTLCRTFNGLVPHFYQGELKGEITVAGLSTLNRHTYEMAKHVGMVFQNPENQLFALSIEKDVAFGLENNGVPRAEMRQKVDWALQKTGIFDIRERSPHEISGGQQQRVAIASVLAMEPEIIVLDEPTSFLDPLSAEKIFEVIYKLNKEQGITVILVEHRLDLTAKYADHLIVMNQGQICLEGDPRKILSSEETRLIGVGIPKPTLLYELLKKEGLDLGEKIPLCAEELAEQILEALKA from the coding sequence ATGAGCAAACAGTTACGCTTAAGGATGCAGGCACAACTCATGGCTATAATCGAATCCAAAAACCTCACCTACACCTATCCCGGCGCATCAAAACCCTCCATAAATGATGTGTCCTTTAAGGTTGAGAGGGGCGAATTTGTGCTCATAACTGGACCCAGCGGCTGCGGAAAAACCACGCTGTGCCGCACATTCAACGGGTTAGTGCCTCATTTCTATCAGGGCGAACTCAAAGGCGAAATAACCGTCGCGGGTCTTAGCACCCTGAATCGCCACACCTACGAAATGGCCAAACACGTCGGCATGGTGTTCCAGAACCCCGAAAACCAACTCTTCGCTCTCTCCATCGAAAAAGACGTAGCGTTCGGGTTAGAAAACAATGGAGTCCCACGTGCTGAAATGCGCCAAAAAGTGGATTGGGCACTGCAGAAAACAGGCATCTTTGACATCCGTGAACGTTCCCCGCATGAAATCAGCGGAGGACAGCAGCAGCGGGTGGCGATTGCCTCGGTATTAGCCATGGAACCCGAAATCATCGTATTAGACGAACCCACCTCGTTTTTGGATCCGTTGAGTGCGGAGAAAATCTTTGAAGTCATCTACAAACTCAACAAAGAACAAGGCATAACCGTCATACTGGTTGAGCATCGTTTGGATTTGACAGCCAAATACGCCGACCACCTCATTGTTATGAATCAGGGGCAAATCTGCCTCGAAGGCGACCCCAGAAAAATACTTAGCTCCGAAGAAACCCGCCTAATCGGCGTCGGCATCCCCAAACCCACCCTGCTCTATGAACTTCTCAAAAAAGAAGGCTTAGACTTAGGCGAAAAAATCCCTCTCTGCGCCGAGGAATTGGCTGAACAGATTTTGGAGGCGCTCAAAGCGTGA
- a CDS encoding energy-coupling factor ABC transporter ATP-binding protein translates to MIETENVRYAYPSKVEALKGVSLSIKDGEFVAIMGQNGAGKSTLVKHFNGLLKPTQGTVRINGVETTKSSVATLARNVGFVFQNPDHQLFSESVEEEIGFALKNFGFDAETIEKRIDWALNLLSLKQYRKTSPFLLSGGERKRVALASVLAWDPQTLILDEPTIGQDHEQKEILQQFIMQMQSQGKTVVTVTHDVEFVAECNPRVVIMKEGKIIADGEGKEILTDPALLELSSIVLPQIAQVFNRLSSLGLPKDVIDIYEAKALLLKTKERLGR, encoded by the coding sequence GTGATTGAGACCGAAAACGTCCGCTACGCTTACCCAAGCAAGGTGGAAGCCCTAAAAGGCGTCTCCCTTTCCATAAAAGACGGCGAATTCGTAGCCATCATGGGACAAAACGGCGCAGGCAAATCCACACTCGTCAAACATTTCAACGGACTCCTCAAACCCACACAGGGCACCGTACGCATAAACGGGGTAGAAACAACCAAATCCAGCGTCGCCACCCTCGCCCGCAACGTCGGCTTCGTATTCCAAAATCCTGATCACCAACTCTTCAGCGAAAGTGTTGAGGAAGAAATTGGGTTTGCGCTTAAAAACTTCGGCTTCGACGCTGAAACTATCGAGAAACGCATTGACTGGGCACTCAACTTGCTGTCATTGAAGCAGTACCGCAAAACCTCGCCGTTTCTCCTTAGCGGCGGCGAACGCAAACGGGTCGCGTTAGCATCAGTACTGGCATGGGATCCCCAGACGCTTATTCTTGATGAGCCCACTATTGGGCAGGACCATGAGCAGAAAGAGATTCTGCAGCAGTTTATTATGCAGATGCAGTCGCAGGGCAAAACCGTCGTCACGGTCACTCATGACGTGGAGTTTGTGGCGGAATGTAATCCTCGCGTTGTCATCATGAAGGAAGGCAAAATCATAGCTGACGGGGAAGGAAAAGAAATCCTCACCGACCCAGCCTTGCTTGAGTTGTCCTCGATTGTGCTTCCGCAAATCGCGCAGGTCTTCAATCGACTCTCATCTTTAGGATTACCCAAAGACGTCATCGACATCTACGAGGCAAAAGCCCTCCTATTAAAAACCAAGGAGCGATTGGGCAGATGA
- a CDS encoding energy-coupling factor transporter transmembrane protein EcfT — protein sequence MSVFDGLKFRKVSSPIHNLDPRVKFVYVIIIFIVAILFSQIIPLLALFLLQIPFVLLARVERQWVRSLRGAAFLAAFIFIVNIATTYFMSGYTITGADIERATSMTLRFVVLVESFSVFFLTTSPDHLGLALEESRVPYEFAFAFTTAVRFVPVLAEEAQTIMDAQKARGLELEKGSLLKRIRNYIPVLIPLIVSAIRRSLELAEAMESRAWGAVKRRTNLYALKLHLGDYLLLALSIGILIVAIYSFVMAIPIPTITSFF from the coding sequence ATGAGCGTTTTTGACGGCTTAAAATTCCGCAAAGTCTCCTCGCCTATCCACAACTTGGACCCCCGCGTAAAATTCGTCTACGTCATAATAATCTTCATAGTCGCCATACTCTTCTCCCAAATCATCCCCCTGCTGGCATTGTTCCTGCTACAGATACCCTTCGTACTCTTGGCACGTGTAGAGCGGCAGTGGGTACGGTCACTTCGGGGCGCAGCGTTTCTGGCAGCCTTCATCTTCATCGTTAACATCGCAACCACCTACTTCATGTCAGGCTACACCATTACAGGCGCAGACATAGAGAGAGCAACCTCCATGACGCTACGATTCGTCGTGCTGGTAGAATCCTTCTCCGTGTTCTTCCTCACAACCTCACCTGACCACTTAGGCTTAGCACTTGAAGAATCCCGTGTACCCTACGAGTTCGCCTTCGCATTCACCACCGCCGTGCGCTTCGTACCAGTCCTAGCAGAGGAAGCCCAAACCATCATGGACGCCCAGAAAGCCCGCGGATTAGAACTCGAAAAAGGCAGCCTACTAAAACGCATCCGAAACTACATACCTGTCCTCATCCCGCTAATCGTCAGCGCTATTCGCCGCAGCCTCGAACTCGCCGAAGCCATGGAATCCCGCGCATGGGGCGCAGTCAAAAGACGCACCAACCTCTACGCTCTAAAACTACACTTAGGCGACTATTTACTCTTGGCGCTCTCCATTGGAATCTTGATTGTAGCAATCTATTCATTCGTAATGGCGATTCCAATCCCCACCATAACCAGCTTCTTCTAA
- a CDS encoding TIM barrel protein: protein MSERTRFGPAGVPPMFRLMGATMADVPRLLHEEGLDAFEYQASRWGAKPQVKEADARRLGEEARQNDVRLSMHGSYFINLAGKREVVEASKQRLLAAATAADWMDAYVVVFHTGFYGKCEKGYVLKTCIDALKEVTAEMKSRGLKAKLGPETMGRKSQVGTIDEIIKINQEVEGIQLVIDWGHLHALHQGTFRKLEDMRQIAEKVERELGTQALRSMHCHFSAIEFGLQGEIRHHTLDEKRYGPDFHWLAEIIADFGLHPTMICETPILDVDARKMKETLEQVYAQKQKNLN from the coding sequence ATGTCAGAGCGTACACGTTTCGGCCCCGCAGGCGTTCCGCCCATGTTTCGCTTAATGGGCGCCACCATGGCAGATGTGCCGCGGCTGCTGCATGAGGAAGGATTGGACGCGTTTGAGTATCAAGCCTCGCGTTGGGGAGCAAAACCCCAAGTCAAAGAAGCAGACGCACGCAGACTCGGAGAAGAAGCCCGACAAAACGATGTCCGACTCAGCATGCATGGCAGCTACTTCATTAACCTCGCAGGGAAACGCGAAGTAGTAGAAGCCAGCAAACAACGTCTGCTCGCAGCCGCAACCGCTGCGGACTGGATGGACGCTTACGTGGTCGTTTTTCACACGGGTTTCTATGGTAAATGTGAAAAAGGCTACGTGCTCAAAACCTGCATAGACGCCTTAAAAGAAGTCACTGCTGAAATGAAGAGCCGCGGGTTAAAAGCTAAGCTGGGTCCTGAAACTATGGGCAGAAAATCCCAAGTTGGCACCATCGATGAAATTATAAAAATTAATCAGGAAGTTGAAGGCATCCAGCTTGTCATTGACTGGGGACACCTCCATGCGCTGCATCAGGGCACATTTAGAAAGTTGGAGGACATGCGCCAAATCGCGGAGAAAGTTGAACGCGAACTCGGCACCCAAGCCCTGCGAAGTATGCATTGTCATTTTAGCGCCATCGAATTTGGGCTGCAAGGAGAAATACGCCACCACACCCTTGATGAGAAGCGTTATGGACCCGACTTCCACTGGCTTGCTGAAATCATCGCGGATTTTGGGCTGCATCCAACCATGATTTGTGAAACACCCATTCTGGATGTGGACGCTCGGAAAATGAAGGAAACCTTAGAGCAGGTCTATGCGCAGAAGCAAAAGAACCTAAACTAA
- a CDS encoding diphthine--ammonia ligase, producing the protein MKVVVHWSGGKDCCTALHKIIEQGHEVACLVTYIYMDPYAFHSFKVIELQAKTLGLPHKFVRITDNRYDDIMGTLERLHKEEGVQAIVTGDIDNVHHRRVWKDACKKLGVELIMPLWDRPLNLIPGSRYRKRVMEIEQSTGVKAILSCIDQRYFTPEWLGRKIDRQCIEDMKPLVGPAGKGIDISGEPGEYHSTTLDAPLFKERIEITKFTKRSKVIDFGGSPFREGDFLYMDIEEAVLKPKDSAST; encoded by the coding sequence ATGAAAGTGGTTGTTCACTGGAGCGGCGGTAAAGACTGCTGTACCGCGTTGCACAAAATTATTGAACAAGGTCACGAAGTCGCCTGTCTAGTCACCTACATCTACATGGACCCCTACGCTTTTCACAGCTTCAAAGTCATCGAATTACAAGCCAAAACCCTTGGTCTTCCACATAAGTTTGTGCGAATCACTGACAACCGCTATGACGACATCATGGGCACCCTTGAGCGTCTACACAAAGAAGAAGGCGTGCAAGCCATCGTCACAGGCGACATCGACAACGTCCATCACCGCCGCGTCTGGAAGGATGCCTGCAAAAAACTCGGCGTCGAACTCATCATGCCGCTTTGGGACCGTCCCCTAAACCTGATTCCGGGCAGCCGCTACCGCAAACGCGTCATGGAAATCGAGCAGTCCACTGGCGTTAAAGCCATCCTTAGCTGCATCGACCAACGCTACTTCACGCCCGAATGGTTGGGACGCAAAATTGACCGCCAATGCATAGAAGATATGAAGCCACTGGTGGGTCCCGCAGGCAAAGGCATCGACATCTCAGGCGAACCAGGCGAATACCACTCCACAACCCTAGATGCGCCTCTGTTTAAGGAACGCATTGAAATCACAAAGTTTACCAAACGCAGTAAAGTGATTGATTTCGGGGGTTCCCCGTTCCGTGAAGGCGATTTCCTCTACATGGACATCGAGGAAGCGGTGCTAAAACCCAAAGATTCAGCCTCAACTTAA
- a CDS encoding B12-binding domain-containing radical SAM protein, with protein MTTAPPEKSLWGMPGKLAPLGLAYVAAALIKAGFEVEIYDNYLLGRPISEVQAEVAKKQPKIVGITCSSLTYGRCVETAKAIKEVCPTCTVVVGGPHPSYMPETLLQHQEIDYVVIGEGEAAMVALAQAITQGQPKTAAAKNAGVACKINGQTSRTPQQFIEDLDAIPYPARHLLPLKMYDRTLMYLNSKPVDTMSIQRGCPYQCAYCETRQLWGSSCRAFSPQRVVDEIKHLADNYGTKGIYFVGDNFTINKNRTAELCRLIKENRLDIEWICETRADLVNKELLVEMKSAGCQTMFFGVESGSERIQQKLNKNMDLAEVKRTFELCRQVGIKTSTSFMLGIPGETVEDMHETFKYAKSLNADFCQFNIYLACPGSKLYDEVISQGLYDQMDNYLARVKTPEFDYDMLVKIQRDFHRNCQKSASRLLRVIKEEGIGSALKKGTKLIFH; from the coding sequence ATGACGACGGCTCCGCCGGAAAAGTCTCTTTGGGGCATGCCCGGCAAACTGGCGCCGTTAGGCTTAGCCTACGTTGCCGCCGCACTCATCAAAGCAGGCTTCGAAGTCGAAATCTACGACAACTACCTTCTCGGGCGCCCCATCAGCGAAGTCCAAGCCGAAGTCGCGAAGAAGCAGCCCAAAATTGTAGGCATAACCTGCAGCAGCCTAACCTATGGACGCTGCGTAGAAACCGCCAAAGCCATCAAAGAGGTCTGCCCAACCTGCACCGTTGTGGTGGGTGGTCCTCATCCTTCTTATATGCCTGAAACCCTGCTGCAACACCAAGAAATTGATTATGTTGTTATCGGTGAAGGCGAAGCAGCCATGGTTGCGCTTGCCCAAGCCATCACGCAGGGTCAACCTAAAACCGCAGCCGCCAAAAATGCGGGTGTTGCATGTAAAATTAATGGTCAAACAAGTCGAACGCCCCAACAGTTCATCGAAGACCTCGACGCCATCCCCTACCCTGCACGCCACCTTCTGCCCCTAAAAATGTATGACCGTACCCTCATGTATCTCAATTCCAAACCCGTTGACACCATGAGTATCCAACGCGGCTGCCCCTACCAATGCGCGTATTGCGAAACCCGCCAACTCTGGGGTAGCAGTTGCCGCGCATTTTCGCCTCAACGAGTCGTGGACGAAATCAAGCATCTAGCCGATAATTATGGCACAAAAGGCATCTACTTCGTCGGCGACAATTTCACAATTAACAAGAACCGAACTGCTGAGCTTTGCCGCCTCATCAAAGAAAACCGCCTCGACATAGAGTGGATTTGTGAAACCCGCGCAGACCTAGTCAACAAGGAGCTTCTTGTAGAGATGAAGTCTGCGGGTTGTCAGACCATGTTTTTTGGGGTTGAATCGGGTTCGGAGCGGATTCAGCAGAAGCTTAACAAAAACATGGATTTAGCTGAGGTGAAGCGCACTTTTGAGTTGTGCCGCCAAGTCGGCATTAAAACCTCCACCTCCTTTATGCTGGGCATACCTGGCGAAACCGTCGAGGACATGCATGAGACCTTCAAATACGCCAAGAGCCTCAATGCTGACTTTTGCCAATTCAACATCTACCTCGCTTGCCCCGGCAGCAAACTCTACGACGAAGTCATAAGTCAAGGTCTCTACGACCAAATGGACAACTACCTTGCACGGGTCAAAACGCCTGAATTTGACTATGACATGCTTGTTAAAATCCAGCGTGATTTCCATCGGAACTGCCAAAAATCTGCCTCACGCCTGCTTCGCGTCATAAAAGAGGAAGGTATCGGAAGCGCCCTCAAAAAAGGCACTAAACTCATTTTCCACTAA
- a CDS encoding B12-binding domain-containing radical SAM protein, which translates to MKTRITLINPPYPAGAHSHPAFMPLGIGYLGAVLTKNHYEVKVIDCQAQHVNYEQLKETLTKTHSDIIGVTCTTLTYKSALKILKTAKEVYPNCVTAMGGPHITFWDNQGLQEAPYLDIAIRNEGELTIVELADRIEKGQAYTDIVGTTCRKDGKIVRNPDRPPLENLDSLPFPALHLWEKLGEIRKYGTIPYPILGSRGCTFWCNFCTTVRMFGRRYRMRSPKNVVDEIEYLHKNYHANQFTFYDDAFTVDQNRTMEICNEIHRRGLKIKWDCETRVDMVSRELLFKMREAGCIAVWYGVESGSKKLLTSMGKGFNLNQTRRAFKWAKEAGLMTVAGVILGFPGETKESVWETIRFVKELNPNDVGFYIATPYPGTPLYDEVKANGTLRVFDFDKYDTATPTFEIPNMTMAELSQIREQAFQSFYLSPAYFISALGMFKKGKMWGLGATRLILAHFRRAIIMKVTNPSK; encoded by the coding sequence ATGAAAACTCGCATCACCCTTATCAATCCACCTTACCCGGCTGGCGCCCATTCGCATCCAGCGTTTATGCCGTTAGGCATCGGCTATTTAGGCGCGGTTCTCACCAAAAACCACTACGAAGTCAAAGTCATCGACTGCCAAGCCCAACACGTCAACTACGAGCAACTAAAAGAGACGCTCACCAAAACCCACTCCGACATCATCGGCGTAACCTGCACCACCTTGACCTATAAATCGGCGTTAAAAATCCTAAAAACCGCCAAAGAAGTCTACCCCAACTGCGTCACCGCTATGGGTGGTCCTCACATTACATTTTGGGATAACCAAGGGCTCCAAGAAGCACCCTACTTAGACATCGCCATACGCAACGAAGGCGAACTAACCATCGTTGAACTTGCCGACCGCATCGAAAAAGGACAAGCCTACACCGACATTGTCGGCACCACCTGCAGAAAAGACGGCAAAATCGTCAGAAACCCAGACCGACCCCCACTTGAAAATCTCGACAGCCTTCCCTTTCCCGCGTTACATCTTTGGGAAAAACTCGGAGAAATCCGAAAATACGGCACCATACCCTACCCCATCTTAGGTAGCCGCGGCTGCACGTTCTGGTGCAACTTCTGCACAACCGTCCGCATGTTCGGCAGACGTTACCGTATGCGTTCCCCCAAAAACGTCGTGGACGAAATTGAGTATCTCCACAAAAACTATCACGCTAACCAATTCACCTTCTACGACGACGCCTTCACCGTAGACCAAAACCGCACTATGGAAATCTGTAACGAAATCCATCGGCGTGGCCTCAAAATCAAATGGGACTGTGAAACCCGAGTTGACATGGTCAGCAGAGAGCTTCTTTTTAAGATGCGTGAAGCTGGCTGCATCGCTGTCTGGTATGGCGTCGAGTCAGGCTCCAAAAAGTTGCTGACCAGCATGGGCAAAGGCTTCAACCTAAACCAAACCCGTCGCGCCTTTAAGTGGGCTAAAGAAGCAGGGCTCATGACGGTTGCTGGCGTCATCTTGGGCTTCCCCGGCGAAACCAAAGAAAGCGTCTGGGAAACCATCCGATTCGTCAAAGAACTCAACCCCAACGACGTCGGCTTCTACATCGCCACCCCCTATCCGGGTACGCCGCTCTACGATGAAGTCAAAGCTAACGGCACCCTCAGAGTGTTCGACTTCGACAAATACGACACCGCCACACCCACCTTTGAAATCCCCAACATGACCATGGCTGAATTAAGTCAAATCCGAGAACAAGCCTTCCAAAGCTTCTACCTAAGCCCCGCCTACTTCATCAGCGCCCTTGGCATGTTCAAAAAAGGCAAAATGTGGGGACTAGGCGCAACACGACTGATTCTGGCGCATTTCCGCCGTGCCATAATCATGAAAGTCACAAACCCCTCAAAGTAG